GGGCTTCATGCCTTTGAGGACCCTGGAAAGTTCTTTAATATGTTCTGGTGTCGTACCACAACATCCGCCAATGATATTGACCCATCCCTTTTCGGCAAATTGCTTCATTTTCTCTGCAAGGGAAGTAGGTGACTCATGATAGTGACCTTCTTCATCAGGAAGCCCGGCATTCGGATAACAGCTGATGGCACTATTTGATATATCTGCAAGTGTCCTGATATGGTCTATCATGAATTCCGGTCCTGTTGCACAATTCAGGCCGACCGCAACGGGCTTCATATGTTCAACCGATAAATAAAAAGCTTCTATGGACTGGCCGGCAAGTGTCGTACCCATCGGTTCGATTGTCCCTGATATAATGACAGGTACATCCTTTCCTGTTTTAGCGAATGCTGCTTTGATTCCGGAAAAGGCAGCCTTGACATTAAGCATATCCTGACACGTTTCCACCAATAGCAAGTCTACCCCGCCATCCAAGAGACCCAGTGCCTGCTCTTCATAAGAATCGGTTAAAATATCAAAAGTCGTTCCACCTGTTACGGAAAGCGTTTTTGTAGTGGGTCCCATCGAGCCAGCTACATACCTTGGCCATTCATCATTGGAATACTTTTCACAAGCTTTAACGGCAAGCTCAGCTGATATCTTATTTAGCTTGTAAGCGATAGTGCTTATTTCGTATTCCTCAAGAACGATACTGGTCGCTCCGAAGGTATTTGTTTCAATGATATCTGCACCTGCTGCCAAATATTTTTCATGGATGGATTGAATGATTTCCGGTTGCGTCAGTGATAAATATTCATTGCAGCCCTCGAATTGTTCCCCGCCAAAATCCTCGACTGTCAAATTCTCCGCTTGAAGCATTGTTCCCATCGCCCCGTCAAGAAGGAGAATCTTAGAATTTAACTGATCTTGAATCGCTTTTTTATTCATGTACTGCCACCTCTGATGTATGTTTACTATCGACTTTTCTAATATATTTCGTAAGTTCCGCCGTCATTTCATAGCGAAGGAACGGAGTGATTAAATATATGCCCTTGAATTTTTCCCTTGCCGCGTCCACTAGCTCTCGCGCAATATTCACTCCTTCAATCCTTGACTTTACAGGGTCATCCCCTGCTAACGCCATGGCCCTTCTAACATTATCAGGCAATTTGATGCCTGGGATCTCATTATGGATGAATTCGGCGTTCCGGGTGCTTGTCAAGGGCATGATACCGATGAAAATCGGGGTTTCTAAATGTTTTGTGGCTTCATATACTTCTTCGATTTGCTCCACGGAATAGATTGGCTGTGTCAAGAAGGATTGGGCACCGCAGGCAATCTTCTTTTCCATTCTCAGTACGGCTTTATCCAGATATTTCACATTGGGATTAAACGCTGCCGCAATTTTGAAATTTGCCCTTTGGCCCAAACTTTGACCGGAATAGGAAAGACCTTCATTAAATTGTTTGACCATACTTATTAGGTCAAAGGAAGATAAATCATAAACCGAAGTGGCCCCCGGGAAATCCCCAATTTTTGAAGGGTCTCCGGTGATGATCAATATTTCGTTCAGCCCCACCGTCTGCAGACCCATTAAATGTGACTGCAGGCCAATCAAATTTCGATCACGGCATGTTATATGCACCATCGGCTCTATATTCAATTGGTTCTTCAGTAAATTAGCCAGTGCATCATTCGATATCCTTGGTGAGGCAAGCGAATTATCCGCTAATGTAATGGAATCGACCCCTGCTTTTTTCAAAACCTCGGCACCAGTCATGAAGCTCTCTATACCTAACTTTTTCGGTGGATCAAGTTCAACTAGAATCGTCCTTTCTGTTTTGGCCTTTTCGAACAGGGGACGTTCCAATTCTCTATCATTCACTTCAATTATTTCTATTTCACGGGATTTCGTAAATTTCTCTTTCACAGGAGCCAAACTTCCAATCGCATTCTTTACAGCTTGAATATGCAGCGGAGTCGTTCCACAGCACCCTCCTATGATCGCGGCACCCTGCTCACGAAGTTCTAGGGCACTTGAACCGAAATATTCCGGCACAGCTTTATAGACGAGCCTTCCATCCACATAATCCGGGAGGCTGGCATTTGGGTATATGGCAATTGATGCTTGCTTTGGCAAACTCACTTCTTCCAAGGCCCGAATCATATGATGTGGACCGAGACGGCAATTCACGCCAACAACATCGGCACCCAATTGCTCGAGTTTTTGAAAGGCTTCATTTAAATGGATTCCATTTTGAAGATTTCCCAGTTCATGCATCGAAACATTTGCGATGATCGGCAGTCCAGTTTCATTTTTAACGATTTGCAGGACGGTTTCCAGTTCTTCCAGGTCATAAAATGTTTCCAAGAGAATCCCATCAGGGTTTTCCATCAAAAGACTGTATAGCTGTTCACGAAAACCCCGTTTTATCTCTTCAATACTTAAATCCGATTTCCTGATGCTCCGCTGTGCCCCTATGGTACCGAAGACGTATGCCTTTCCTTTTGCCGCTTTTTTAGCAAGAATGACTCCCTGGCGATTGATTCTGCTTACTTCATCTTCAAGTCCATACCGTTTCAATTTGTTGAAATTGGCTCCATATGTATTCGATTGAAGGATATCTGCACCAGCTTCCAGATAGGCACGGTGGATGGACTCTATTTGATCTGGGTTCGTGCAGTTTAATTCCTCATAACATTGATCGATGCCATTTGAATACAATAAGGTCCCCATTGCCCCTTCCCCAACCAGTATTCTTTCTTTCACGTCTTTACGAAAATTCATCATTACACCCTCTCTCAAAAACAATCCTGTTTTTGTCGTATTCTATGAGTATGAGAGAAAAGGAAAAAAACCTTCTCAAAGAAGAAGGTTTTTTGAAACATTCTCCTCATCTATCAAGCTCTGCTTGCTGGATTTAGCACCTTTGCCTAAGCTGGTTGCTGAGGTTTCTTCGGGCCAGTCCCTCCACCTCTCTCGATAAGATCCATTATATAATTTTCACAAGATTTCAAAATTTGATTATATTTAATTTACATTAATAATCTGTCAATTTCAATACCTGATCGACATTTTTTTCACTTTTGCAAAAATCATTCAATCTTTTACAACTTGAACCCTCTTCAAGATCCTTTGTTTCCAGTCTTCCGCTAACGAGTCTAGTGTAAGTAAAGCCTTTGCGCCTTCCAGCCCATCTCGTTTATGAAGAATTACCTCTGCTGCATAATGAACTGAAATTTTTTCTTGCAAACGATCTATCAGCACAATCTCGTTTTGTTTAGTTATCGTTCCTTCTTGAAGTACTCTTGCAAAATAACCAGTGAAACTCGTTTTCAGCACGAGTTCCAAAAACTTAGGTTCTTGATTGAAGTGGGAAATGGTCGAACAAGGTATCCTCCCTTGGTTAATTTGAACAATCACTTCTCCTATTTGATAAATATCGCCGATATACGTTGATTCTTCCCTCATCCCCGCTATGGTTAAATTTTCACCGAATGCAGGGATTTCCAGCTTTTTAGAGAATTTTTCATTCCATAATGAATAATGCTCAAAGGGGTAAAAACACAAAGCGCGATCAGGACCTCCATGGAACTTTACATTACCTACCCCATCACCAATTATACCTGATTTAGTCACTGTCACATTATCCTTTGCTTGTTTATCCATTGCTGAAAAGATATCGATATTCGAAAAAATTTCATGCTTCGGCTTCCCGGCATGAAGTGCTCTGATTTTTCCATTTTGCATTTTGCATCTTCCATTCATATTTAATGTAAATCATCCTGTATGTATAAATTATACTAAAAATCCATTTTATTCTGTAGTTTTTTATAAGAATATGACAATGCAAAAGCCATATGAGCCGTTAAGTGGGCGAAATATCATTGATTTCCAGAAAAATTCATAGGTTAGTTTCAGTAATTTTGTTGCTATTTCAGAATTAAATATGGTAGAATATGAACACAATATATAGTCGAAAACTACAACCGTTCGCCTATATGTTGATTTTCACGATTGAATTCCTCATTGTCGCTCTTTAGGGAGCGAATTTTTTTTGCCTTCATTTCCACCTATCATTTTCTTTTAATTCCATTCTGCTTCTTACATCGTGATCCACTTACATATTTCACTATCTTTACCTATGTAAATCTCCCCCTGTTAATTCACTTTCATTACCTTACTAGAAGGCAAATCCCCTTGCTAAAACAAGCAGAAAGCCGAGCGACATCATGTGTCTTCCGCTCAGCTTCCTGTTTAAGCTTGTTTCTTTTTTTTCGGTGCCACTTTCTTTCGGGTCGTCTTTTTCATTTGCGGTTCATCATGTTTCGTTCGGTCAATGGATGCCTGTAACGCCTCCATTAAATCGGTTACATTGTTGGAAACTGGTTCTTTTGTTTTGGCTGTAATCGTCGTCTGTCCAGCTTTCTTTGATTCAATCAATTCAAGTAACGCGGTTCGATAGTCATCGGTGTATTTTG
The DNA window shown above is from Peribacillus sp. FSL P2-0133 and carries:
- a CDS encoding MOSC domain-containing protein; the encoded protein is MQNGKIRALHAGKPKHEIFSNIDIFSAMDKQAKDNVTVTKSGIIGDGVGNVKFHGGPDRALCFYPFEHYSLWNEKFSKKLEIPAFGENLTIAGMREESTYIGDIYQIGEVIVQINQGRIPCSTISHFNQEPKFLELVLKTSFTGYFARVLQEGTITKQNEIVLIDRLQEKISVHYAAEVILHKRDGLEGAKALLTLDSLAEDWKQRILKRVQVVKD
- a CDS encoding bifunctional homocysteine S-methyltransferase/methylenetetrahydrofolate reductase, coding for MNFRKDVKERILVGEGAMGTLLYSNGIDQCYEELNCTNPDQIESIHRAYLEAGADILQSNTYGANFNKLKRYGLEDEVSRINRQGVILAKKAAKGKAYVFGTIGAQRSIRKSDLSIEEIKRGFREQLYSLLMENPDGILLETFYDLEELETVLQIVKNETGLPIIANVSMHELGNLQNGIHLNEAFQKLEQLGADVVGVNCRLGPHHMIRALEEVSLPKQASIAIYPNASLPDYVDGRLVYKAVPEYFGSSALELREQGAAIIGGCCGTTPLHIQAVKNAIGSLAPVKEKFTKSREIEIIEVNDRELERPLFEKAKTERTILVELDPPKKLGIESFMTGAEVLKKAGVDSITLADNSLASPRISNDALANLLKNQLNIEPMVHITCRDRNLIGLQSHLMGLQTVGLNEILIITGDPSKIGDFPGATSVYDLSSFDLISMVKQFNEGLSYSGQSLGQRANFKIAAAFNPNVKYLDKAVLRMEKKIACGAQSFLTQPIYSVEQIEEVYEATKHLETPIFIGIMPLTSTRNAEFIHNEIPGIKLPDNVRRAMALAGDDPVKSRIEGVNIARELVDAAREKFKGIYLITPFLRYEMTAELTKYIRKVDSKHTSEVAVHE